The Microterricola viridarii nucleotide sequence CCTGATCGCCTCCATCGTGGTCAGCGGCTTCAGCGTCGTGGTCATCGCCCTGTTCATCGTGGTGCCGATCGGCGTCGCGAACCAGCAGTACTGGATGCTCTTCAGCTTCATCCCCGCCCTGATCGGTGTCGCCAGCTTCTACATCAACCGCTTCACCAAGGGGCTGCGCTACACGATCGCCGGAACGCCGGACGGCGTGCGGGTCGGCTTCGGCCTGCTCTCCACCAGCAACGAGACGATCCCGCCCGGCCGCGTGCACGCCATCGCCGTCACCCAGCCGCTGCTCTGGCGGCCGTTCGGCTGGTGGACGATCCGCATCAACACCGCCGGGCGCTCCCAGCAGAACGGGCAGAACGCCTCCAACACCACGGTGCTGCCGGTCGGCCGCATCGACGACGTCGAGCGCGTGCTGGCCCTGCTGCTGCCCGGGGCCGGGCTGCAGCCCGAGCCGGCGGATGCCGCGGCGCCCGCGCTCGCGGTGACGGCGGGTACGGTGCCGCCCGCTGGAGTCGGTGCACCCGACGGTGCACCCCACGGTGCGCCCGGCGGCGCACCAGACGGTGTCCCCGACGGCCTGCCCGGCGCCGCGCCCGTCGCCCCGGTGGCGGCGACGCCGTCGCTCATCGAGCGCGGCCTCACCTCGAAGGGCGGCGCCGACGGCTACACGAACGCGCCGAGCCGGGCCGCCTGGCTGCGGCCGTTCTCCTGGCGCCGCACCGGCTTCGCACTCACCGCGAGCACCGTGCTGCTGCGCCGCGGAGTGATCTCCCGCGAGCTCACCCTCGTGCCCTTCGCCCGGGTGCAGAGCGTCGGAGCCTCGCAGGGGCCGATCCAGCGCCGGCTGGGCCTTGGCGGCGTGCAGCTGCACACCGTTGCCGGGCCGGTCTCCGCCCGGCTCGGCGTCATCGACCGCGCCGTCTCGGCCGAATTGTTCGAACAGCTCGCGGCCGGCGCCGTGGCATCCGGTGCCAGCGACACCAGCCACCACTGGGGCACCCCACAGGAGGCTTTCTGATGACCGGGCAACGTGCGGGCCGACTCGGCGTCGGCATCGTCGGCGCGGGCAAGGTCGGGCCGATCCTCGGCGCCGCCCTCGCCGGAGCCGGGCACGCGATCGTCGGCATCTCGGCGATCTCCGCCGAGAGCAAGGAGCGGGCGGAGACCATCCTGCCCGGGGCGCCGATCCTGGACGTCGACGTGCTTGTCGAGCGCAGCGAACTCGTGATCCTGGCGGTGCCGGATGCCGAGCTCGAGCCGCTCGTCGCC carries:
- a CDS encoding PH domain-containing protein; amino-acid sequence: MTQGPAQGPLQDPLPGQPGAVRAVETSLADGEWHRLHPATPLLKGGVALIAITGIVIANLRERLLELFFSVPTYGGDPLDEIYRRGMVGWALLAVLGVLLLVMAGFYLSWRMHSFRVTPEAVEVRSGILFRTNRKARLDRIQGVNINRPVLPRIFGAAKLEVGVAGQDANVQLAYLGSGHTDALRRDILRLASGARQGAGAGAQAVAPAGTAAVPAVADAHPDTAPHAGPDGEAGAHGGHRLAASVGALVTQRANEFLAPELDPDAAPPESVVHIPPLRLIASIVVSGFSVVVIALFIVVPIGVANQQYWMLFSFIPALIGVASFYINRFTKGLRYTIAGTPDGVRVGFGLLSTSNETIPPGRVHAIAVTQPLLWRPFGWWTIRINTAGRSQQNGQNASNTTVLPVGRIDDVERVLALLLPGAGLQPEPADAAAPALAVTAGTVPPAGVGAPDGAPHGAPGGAPDGVPDGLPGAAPVAPVAATPSLIERGLTSKGGADGYTNAPSRAAWLRPFSWRRTGFALTASTVLLRRGVISRELTLVPFARVQSVGASQGPIQRRLGLGGVQLHTVAGPVSARLGVIDRAVSAELFEQLAAGAVASGASDTSHHWGTPQEAF